In Microbacterium maritypicum, the following are encoded in one genomic region:
- the xseA gene encoding exodeoxyribonuclease VII large subunit gives MTVFEATTGQGETPPADSVAPRDSTADAPTSVTRLNATIRDFIARWNTVWVEGEITSWNVRAGNVFARLKDTRSDAQISIRVWSSVRGRIPSDIGIGDHVVVAVKADYFVKAGDFSFAVSAMKHVGLGDQLERLEKLRVQLRQEGLFDPARKKRLPFLPHVIGLITGERSDAEKDVHRNAELRWPQVRFRTEYAAVQGDRCVPDTLAALAKLDADPEVDVIIIARGGGDSQTLLGFSDERLVRAVSAATTPVVSAIGHENDHPLLDDVADLRASTPTDAAKRVVPDVGEQRALIAQLRSRATSRLTQRLTHDIAQLEQLRSRPVLRSPAPIIDARAQELWLLLSRGRDSLTRQLDLAGRRTSELRASLRALSPAATLARGYAIAHLEGGVILRDAADAPAGSALTITVDRGSVAARSEGEIPEND, from the coding sequence CGCCCGCTGGAACACGGTCTGGGTCGAAGGTGAGATCACGTCCTGGAACGTGCGCGCCGGCAACGTCTTCGCACGGCTGAAGGACACCCGCTCGGACGCGCAGATCTCGATCCGCGTGTGGTCGAGTGTGCGCGGACGCATCCCGTCCGACATCGGCATCGGCGATCACGTCGTCGTCGCGGTGAAGGCCGACTACTTCGTCAAAGCCGGAGACTTCAGCTTCGCGGTCTCCGCGATGAAGCACGTGGGGCTCGGCGATCAGCTCGAGCGTCTCGAGAAGCTCCGTGTGCAGCTGCGTCAGGAGGGTCTGTTCGACCCGGCCCGGAAGAAGCGCCTGCCGTTCCTCCCGCACGTCATCGGGCTGATCACCGGCGAGCGCTCGGACGCCGAGAAGGACGTGCACCGCAACGCCGAGCTGCGCTGGCCGCAGGTGCGCTTCCGCACCGAGTACGCCGCCGTGCAGGGTGATCGCTGTGTGCCCGACACCCTGGCGGCCCTCGCGAAATTGGACGCGGACCCCGAGGTCGACGTCATCATCATCGCCCGCGGCGGCGGTGACTCGCAGACGCTCCTCGGCTTCAGCGATGAGCGTCTCGTGCGGGCGGTGTCCGCGGCGACCACTCCCGTCGTCAGCGCGATCGGACATGAGAACGACCACCCCCTCCTCGACGATGTCGCCGACCTCCGCGCATCCACCCCGACGGATGCGGCGAAGCGCGTGGTCCCCGACGTCGGAGAGCAGCGGGCTCTGATCGCGCAGCTGAGATCCCGCGCGACGTCGCGCCTCACGCAGCGCCTCACGCACGACATCGCACAGCTCGAGCAGCTCCGCTCCCGCCCGGTCCTGCGCTCCCCCGCGCCGATCATCGACGCGCGCGCGCAGGAGCTGTGGCTCCTGCTGTCGCGTGGTCGTGACAGTCTCACCCGGCAGCTCGACCTCGCCGGACGTCGCACCAGCGAGCTGCGCGCCTCCCTGCGGGCGCTCTCCCCCGCGGCGACCCTGGCTCGCGGCTATGCGATCGCGCACCTCGAGGGCGGCGTGATCCTTCGCGATGCGGCGGATGCGCCGGCAGGCAGCGCCCTGACGATCACGGTCGATCGTGGATCGGTGGCTGCCCGCTCGGAGGGCGAGATCCCTGAGAACGACTGA
- a CDS encoding exodeoxyribonuclease VII small subunit gives MSALNDIPVETLSFEAARDELVKVVAELEQGSPTLEHSLALWERGEALAARCEEWLLGAKRRLDAARAAASDEETPGGDA, from the coding sequence GTGAGCGCCCTGAACGACATCCCCGTGGAGACGCTGTCGTTCGAGGCAGCCCGTGACGAGCTCGTGAAGGTCGTCGCCGAGCTTGAACAGGGCTCTCCGACCCTCGAGCACTCGCTCGCCCTCTGGGAGCGCGGCGAGGCGCTGGCCGCTCGCTGCGAGGAGTGGCTGCTCGGCGCGAAACGCCGTCTGGATGCCGCTCGCGCAGCCGCATCGGACGAAGAGACTCCTGGCGGCGACGCATGA
- a CDS encoding DUF4245 domain-containing protein translates to MSKQPPIIAELGRPETPDETAARKAASSKAYRSSQTFRNLIAALLVTVAVVAVIIFAVPRGEPVERKPLDVAAVAEGVESSMERPVLIPELGTFWRANNAEMQGGATVVWEVTLAPKSDTERGFVKVAQAFDADASWAPQRLNGIAPTDTVRIGGLDWDVYKPGSAESNANVTYAIGTQAGDDYILLYGARSADSTAELAESLIPQIRDISEAS, encoded by the coding sequence ATGAGCAAGCAGCCTCCGATCATCGCCGAGCTCGGACGCCCGGAGACGCCTGACGAGACCGCCGCCCGCAAGGCGGCGTCGAGTAAGGCCTACCGATCCAGCCAGACCTTCCGCAACCTCATCGCGGCGCTGCTGGTCACAGTGGCCGTCGTCGCCGTCATCATCTTCGCGGTGCCCCGGGGCGAGCCTGTCGAGCGCAAGCCGCTCGACGTCGCGGCCGTGGCCGAAGGCGTGGAGTCCTCGATGGAGCGCCCCGTCCTCATCCCCGAGCTCGGCACCTTCTGGCGCGCGAACAATGCGGAGATGCAGGGTGGCGCCACGGTCGTCTGGGAAGTGACGCTCGCCCCGAAATCCGACACCGAGCGCGGCTTCGTCAAGGTCGCGCAAGCCTTCGACGCCGACGCGTCCTGGGCCCCGCAGCGACTGAACGGCATCGCACCCACGGACACGGTGCGCATCGGCGGACTCGACTGGGACGTCTACAAGCCCGGCAGCGCCGAGTCCAACGCGAACGTCACCTACGCCATCGGCACTCAGGCGGGCGACGACTACATCCTGCTCTACGGCGCGCGCTCTGCAGACTCCACCGCGGAGCTCGCAGAATCCCTCATCCCGCAGATCCGCGACATCTCGGAGGCCTCATGA
- a CDS encoding carbonic anhydrase produces MTHPLTPAAAWQQMQEGNRRFVADEPRHPNQDVLRRKDLAAAQHPVATLFGCSDSRLAAEIIFDLGLGDLFVVRNAGQVMGESIVASLEYAVAVLEVPLIVVLAHDSCGAVRAAIDGTAIDAAPLPPHIWKLIAPIVPAARKVLAESGGGTVADIDSELVGIEHLRNTVRDLLQSSEIISNAVAEGRLGIVGANYRLAEGEAVPVITVGLDTDVTKGIDPETKEGSE; encoded by the coding sequence ATGACGCACCCCCTGACCCCGGCCGCAGCCTGGCAGCAGATGCAGGAGGGCAACCGCCGTTTCGTCGCGGACGAACCGCGTCACCCGAACCAGGATGTGCTCCGACGCAAAGACCTGGCGGCGGCGCAGCACCCCGTCGCCACACTGTTCGGCTGCTCGGACTCACGTCTCGCCGCGGAGATCATCTTCGACCTCGGCCTCGGCGACCTGTTCGTCGTCCGCAACGCCGGCCAGGTCATGGGCGAATCGATCGTCGCGAGCCTCGAGTACGCGGTCGCGGTGCTCGAAGTGCCCCTGATCGTGGTGCTCGCCCATGACTCCTGCGGCGCGGTTCGCGCGGCGATCGACGGCACCGCGATCGACGCCGCTCCCCTGCCGCCGCACATCTGGAAGCTGATCGCCCCGATCGTCCCCGCCGCGCGGAAGGTCCTGGCAGAGAGCGGCGGCGGCACCGTCGCCGACATCGACTCGGAGCTCGTCGGCATCGAGCATCTGCGCAACACCGTGCGCGACCTGCTGCAGTCGTCCGAGATCATCAGCAACGCCGTCGCCGAAGGCCGTCTGGGCATCGTCGGCGCCAACTACCGTCTGGCCGAGGGCGAGGCGGTGCCCGTCATCACGGTCGGGCTCGACACCGACGTCACCAAGGGGATCGACCCCGAAACCAAGGAGGGTTCTGAATGA
- a CDS encoding aspartate ammonia-lyase, which produces MTDTDQRSGENAQGYRIEHDTMGEVRVPVNALYGAQTQRAVENFPISGKGLESTQIAALARIKKAAALANKELGTLDGAIADAIAQAADQVASGAHDGEFPVDTYQTGSGTSSNMNMNEVLATLATGILGSAVHPNDHVNASQSSNDVFPTSVHIAVTQALIDTLIPALDHLAVALEAKAELWKDAVKSGRTHLMDATPVTLGQEFGGYARQIRLGIERVQSALPRVAEVPLGGTAVGTGINTPLGFPQKVIALLAAETELPITEAKDHFEAQANRDGLVEASGALRTIAVSLTKINNDLRWMGSGPNTGLGELHIPDLQPGSSIMPGKVNPVVPEAVLMVCARVIGNDATVAWAGASGSFELNVAIPVMGTAVLESIRLLSNASRVLADKTIDGLQANVERAAAFAGMSPSIVTPLNKLIGYEAAAKIAKHSVAKGITVRDAVIDLGYVERGDLTLEQLDEKLDLLSMTHPG; this is translated from the coding sequence ATGACCGACACCGACCAGCGCAGCGGCGAGAATGCGCAGGGCTACCGGATCGAGCACGACACCATGGGTGAGGTGCGGGTCCCCGTGAACGCGCTCTACGGGGCGCAGACGCAGCGCGCCGTCGAGAACTTCCCGATCTCGGGCAAGGGCCTCGAATCGACGCAGATCGCCGCCCTCGCCCGGATCAAGAAGGCTGCAGCGCTCGCCAACAAGGAACTCGGCACGCTCGACGGCGCCATCGCCGACGCGATCGCCCAGGCCGCCGACCAGGTCGCCTCCGGCGCGCACGACGGCGAGTTCCCGGTCGACACCTACCAGACCGGTTCCGGCACGTCGTCGAACATGAACATGAACGAGGTGCTGGCCACCCTCGCAACCGGCATCCTCGGTTCGGCCGTGCACCCGAACGACCACGTGAACGCCTCGCAGTCCTCGAACGACGTGTTCCCGACGTCGGTGCACATCGCCGTGACGCAGGCCCTCATCGACACACTCATCCCCGCGCTCGACCACCTCGCCGTGGCCCTCGAGGCGAAGGCGGAACTGTGGAAGGACGCGGTCAAGTCCGGCCGCACGCACCTCATGGACGCCACGCCCGTGACCCTCGGCCAGGAGTTCGGCGGCTACGCCCGTCAGATCCGCCTCGGCATCGAGCGCGTGCAGTCGGCCCTCCCGCGCGTCGCCGAGGTTCCCCTGGGCGGCACCGCCGTGGGCACCGGCATCAACACGCCCCTCGGCTTCCCGCAGAAGGTCATCGCGCTGCTCGCGGCTGAGACCGAGCTGCCCATCACCGAGGCGAAGGATCACTTCGAGGCGCAGGCCAACCGCGACGGCCTGGTCGAGGCCTCCGGCGCTCTGCGGACGATCGCCGTCTCGCTCACCAAGATCAACAACGACCTGCGGTGGATGGGCTCCGGCCCCAACACGGGTCTCGGCGAACTGCACATCCCCGACCTCCAGCCCGGCTCCTCGATCATGCCCGGCAAGGTCAACCCGGTCGTCCCCGAGGCCGTGCTGATGGTGTGCGCGCGCGTGATCGGCAACGACGCGACCGTCGCCTGGGCCGGAGCATCCGGTTCGTTCGAGCTCAACGTCGCGATCCCGGTGATGGGCACGGCGGTGCTCGAGTCGATCCGGCTGCTGTCGAACGCCTCGCGCGTGCTCGCCGACAAGACCATCGACGGCCTGCAGGCGAACGTCGAACGCGCCGCCGCTTTCGCGGGCATGAGCCCGTCGATCGTCACCCCCCTGAACAAGCTCATCGGCTACGAGGCTGCCGCGAAGATCGCCAAGCACTCGGTCGCCAAGGGCATCACCGTGCGCGACGCCGTGATCGACCTCGGCTACGTCGAGCGCGGTGACCTCACTCTCGAGCAGCTCGACGAGAAGCTCGACCTGCTGTCGATGACGCACCCGGGCTGA
- a CDS encoding endonuclease domain-containing protein, with the protein MDIGIAPIDVALLHAFACYGEEFFFAAFESAWNKRMLTAAARARVRAALPASARWLVDLARPDAESGLESLVRLRLHLIGVEVRTQVAVAGVGRVDFVIEGRVILEADGRENHDGPSQRHRDLMRDAAASRLGFETLRFDYAMILHTWDVVVAAVMAALGRARV; encoded by the coding sequence ATGGATATCGGAATCGCTCCGATCGATGTCGCGCTTCTGCACGCATTCGCCTGCTATGGCGAGGAGTTCTTCTTCGCTGCATTCGAGTCGGCATGGAACAAGCGGATGCTTACAGCCGCGGCACGCGCGAGGGTCCGGGCGGCTCTTCCTGCTTCCGCGCGCTGGCTCGTCGATCTTGCGCGGCCCGATGCGGAGAGCGGCTTGGAATCGCTGGTACGGCTGAGGCTCCACCTCATCGGAGTCGAGGTGCGAACGCAGGTCGCAGTCGCAGGAGTCGGACGAGTCGACTTCGTCATCGAGGGGCGGGTGATTCTGGAAGCAGACGGTCGGGAGAACCACGACGGACCGAGTCAGCGTCACCGGGATCTCATGCGCGATGCCGCGGCATCACGCCTCGGGTTCGAGACGCTTCGCTTCGACTACGCGATGATCTTGCACACCTGGGATGTGGTTGTGGCGGCCGTGATGGCAGCACTCGGCCGTGCGCGGGTCTGA
- a CDS encoding PhoH family protein: MTTRTAQQATSTAQQSTRKTSSRASSSADPDQDLRTYVLDTSVLLSDPQAFFRFAEHSVVVPVVVITELEGKRHDPEIGYFARQALRHLDDLRIEHGRLDFPVEVGEGGTLRVELANTDSSVLPAGIRLSDNDTRILSVAMHLAQDGQDVTIVSKDLPMRVKAASLGLRAEEYLAEQAVDSGWTGIATLDLSGDDISDLYESEVGISDQARGIPVNTGLIIHSERGSALGRVTGDGEFRLVRGDRDIFGMHGRSAEQRIAIDLLLDQEVGIVSLGGRAGTGKSALALCAGLEAVLERQQQKKIIVFRPLFAVGGQELGYLPGDQGEKMGPWGQAVFDTLGSVVSGNVIEEVVERGLLEVLPLTHIRGRSLHDAFVIVDEAQSLERNVLLTVLSRMGQNSRVILTHDVGQRDNLRVGRHDGIASVIETLKGHELFGHVTLTRSERSAIAALVTELLEGGELS; this comes from the coding sequence GTGACCACACGTACAGCGCAGCAGGCCACCAGCACCGCGCAGCAGTCCACCCGTAAGACGTCGAGCCGGGCATCGTCGTCCGCCGATCCGGATCAGGATCTGCGCACCTACGTGCTCGACACCTCCGTTCTGCTGAGCGATCCGCAGGCGTTCTTCCGTTTCGCCGAGCACTCGGTCGTCGTCCCGGTCGTCGTGATCACGGAGCTGGAGGGCAAGCGTCACGACCCGGAGATCGGATACTTCGCACGGCAGGCGCTGCGGCACCTCGACGACCTGCGCATCGAGCACGGACGCCTGGACTTCCCGGTCGAGGTCGGGGAGGGCGGCACGCTCCGCGTCGAGCTGGCGAACACCGACTCCTCGGTACTCCCCGCCGGCATCCGGCTCAGCGACAACGACACCCGCATCCTCTCGGTCGCGATGCACCTCGCGCAGGACGGCCAGGACGTCACGATCGTCTCGAAGGACCTGCCGATGCGCGTGAAGGCCGCATCGCTGGGGCTCCGGGCCGAGGAGTACCTCGCCGAGCAGGCGGTGGACTCCGGATGGACCGGCATCGCGACGCTCGACCTCTCCGGCGACGACATCAGCGACCTCTACGAGAGCGAAGTCGGTATCAGCGACCAGGCTCGGGGGATCCCGGTGAACACGGGGCTGATCATCCACTCCGAGCGCGGATCCGCTCTCGGGCGCGTCACGGGTGACGGCGAGTTCCGCCTGGTGCGCGGCGACCGCGACATCTTCGGCATGCACGGCCGTTCGGCGGAGCAGCGGATCGCGATCGACCTGCTGCTCGACCAGGAGGTCGGCATCGTCTCCCTGGGCGGTCGCGCGGGAACCGGCAAGTCGGCGCTCGCACTGTGCGCCGGGCTCGAGGCCGTATTGGAGCGCCAGCAGCAGAAGAAGATCATCGTGTTCCGACCACTGTTCGCGGTCGGCGGCCAGGAGCTCGGCTACCTTCCCGGCGACCAGGGCGAGAAGATGGGCCCCTGGGGGCAGGCGGTGTTCGACACACTCGGCTCGGTCGTCTCCGGCAACGTCATCGAAGAGGTCGTCGAGCGCGGACTGCTCGAAGTGCTGCCCCTCACGCACATCCGTGGACGCTCTCTGCACGACGCCTTCGTGATCGTCGATGAGGCCCAATCCCTCGAGCGGAACGTGCTGCTCACCGTGCTGAGCCGCATGGGACAGAACTCGCGGGTCATCCTCACCCACGACGTCGGTCAGCGGGACAACCTCCGCGTCGGCCGGCACGATGGGATCGCCAGTGTCATCGAGACGCTGAAGGGGCATGAGCTCTTCGGACATGTCACCCTGACCCGCTCCGAGCGCTCGGCCATCGCCGCCCTCGTCACCGAGCTCCTGGAGGGCGGAGAGCTCAGCTGA
- a CDS encoding aminotransferase class V-fold PLP-dependent enzyme translates to MSTFQDYVDTFDNESGYLNWAAFGPLSPSVREEVFADADLLGSGRPSSLSLVAERVGQAQELVAELLGADAADVTLQPSSTHGLMHALYGISGAVIASTAEFPSVSLTLERAATASDRAVSPRWITPDDGRVTPEAVAEALDDEVVALAVSHVDFRTGYRADLAALRDVIGPDRLLIVDAVQSFGVIDVDYAAADVVVGHGYKWLRAGRGSAFAWFAPRARERIVPVLSGITGTTATGLFVDELPGPAASASAYTVSQPDTLAAGRLAIGVRDMRDAGVAAIEERLAENVDRVIEIADRHGIEVSSPRERVERAGIVALAPEEPARLAAALANAGIVVTARGASVRVAPHAGTDAATFELLDDALHTFGNETFISA, encoded by the coding sequence GTGAGCACTTTCCAGGACTACGTCGACACTTTCGACAACGAGTCCGGCTACCTGAACTGGGCAGCATTCGGTCCGCTGTCCCCCTCCGTGCGCGAAGAGGTCTTCGCCGATGCCGACCTTCTGGGAAGCGGGCGCCCCTCCTCCCTGTCGCTGGTCGCCGAGCGCGTCGGCCAGGCGCAGGAGCTCGTCGCGGAGCTCCTCGGCGCAGACGCCGCCGACGTCACCCTGCAGCCCTCGTCGACGCACGGACTCATGCACGCGCTGTACGGCATCTCCGGGGCGGTCATCGCGAGCACGGCGGAGTTCCCCAGCGTCAGCCTGACGCTCGAGCGGGCCGCGACCGCATCGGACCGCGCGGTATCGCCCCGGTGGATCACGCCCGACGACGGACGCGTGACGCCGGAGGCAGTCGCCGAGGCGCTCGACGACGAGGTCGTCGCGCTGGCAGTGAGTCACGTCGACTTCCGCACCGGATACCGGGCCGACCTCGCCGCACTGCGTGACGTCATCGGCCCCGACCGCCTGCTCATCGTCGACGCGGTGCAGTCGTTCGGCGTGATCGACGTGGACTACGCGGCCGCCGACGTGGTCGTCGGACACGGATACAAGTGGTTGCGTGCGGGCAGGGGCAGCGCCTTCGCCTGGTTCGCGCCGCGTGCACGGGAGCGGATCGTCCCCGTGCTGTCCGGGATCACCGGAACGACGGCGACCGGACTGTTCGTCGATGAGCTGCCGGGGCCGGCGGCATCCGCGAGCGCCTACACGGTCAGCCAGCCGGACACCCTCGCGGCCGGGCGCCTCGCGATCGGCGTGCGGGACATGCGCGATGCCGGGGTCGCCGCCATCGAGGAGCGGCTCGCCGAGAACGTCGACCGTGTCATCGAGATCGCCGACCGCCATGGGATCGAGGTGAGTTCGCCGCGCGAGCGCGTGGAGCGGGCCGGCATCGTCGCGCTGGCACCGGAGGAACCTGCACGCCTCGCCGCAGCGCTCGCCAACGCAGGAATCGTCGTGACGGCCCGAGGTGCTTCGGTGCGGGTCGCCCCGCACGCGGGTACGGATGCTGCCACTTTCGAGCTCCTCGACGACGCCCTGCACACGTTCGGCAACGAGACGTTCATCAGCGCGTAA
- a CDS encoding isoprenyl transferase, translated as MSRENPVRGPLYRLYTSRLRRHLDPASVPHHVAMMIDGNRRWARQLGFDSAAEGHRAGAAKMREFLGWCDELGVRVVSLYLLSSDNLRKRDSVELADLIEIIAELAEALSQEGNWRVKHVGRSDILPPELARVLADAEARTKDHSGLHVNLAVGYGGRNEIVDAVRSIITKHEASGGTMEDLAAHLTPEMIGEHLYTGGQPDPDLVIRTSGEQRLSDFLLWQSAHSEFYFVEALGPDLRQVDFLRAIRDFADRDRRFGR; from the coding sequence ATATCACGCGAGAATCCGGTGCGAGGGCCGCTGTATCGGCTCTACACCAGTCGGCTGCGTCGCCACCTCGATCCCGCTTCCGTCCCGCATCACGTCGCGATGATGATCGACGGCAACAGGCGATGGGCGCGCCAGCTCGGGTTCGACAGCGCGGCAGAAGGCCACCGGGCCGGGGCTGCGAAGATGCGTGAGTTCCTCGGCTGGTGCGACGAACTCGGCGTGCGCGTCGTGTCGCTGTATCTGCTGTCCAGTGACAACCTGCGAAAGCGGGACTCCGTGGAGCTCGCCGACCTCATCGAGATCATCGCCGAGCTGGCGGAGGCGCTCTCTCAGGAGGGCAACTGGCGGGTCAAGCACGTCGGACGCTCCGACATCCTGCCGCCCGAACTCGCCAGAGTGCTCGCCGACGCCGAAGCGCGCACCAAAGACCACAGCGGACTCCACGTGAATCTCGCCGTCGGCTACGGCGGCCGCAACGAGATCGTCGACGCCGTTCGCAGCATCATCACCAAGCACGAGGCATCGGGCGGCACGATGGAGGATCTCGCCGCCCACCTCACCCCGGAGATGATCGGGGAACACCTCTACACCGGGGGACAGCCGGACCCGGACCTCGTCATCCGCACGAGCGGTGAGCAGCGGCTGAGCGACTTCCTGCTCTGGCAGAGCGCTCACAGCGAGTTCTACTTCGTGGAGGCACTCGGGCCCGATCTCCGACAGGTCGACTTCCTCCGCGCCATCCGCGACTTCGCGGATCGCGACCGACGGTTCGGTCGCTGA
- a CDS encoding hemolysin III family protein — protein MSTPEQSGPDVPELPLHAAGEVDAAVEIRPTWRGWIHAGTFPVAVVAGAILILVADGAAAKWASAVFMVTSMLLFGNSALYHRFDWKPKVKVLLKRIDHANILLLIAGTYTPLAVLALPPAKGVLLLCLVWGGTLVGILFRVFWINAPRWLYVALYLLLGWAAVMYIGDLLAANVAMMVLVIVGGLLYTGGAVVYALKKPNPWPGHFGFHEIFHVCTVLAFLCHWTACLLIAIAPLSPSLGAP, from the coding sequence GTGAGCACTCCCGAACAGTCCGGTCCCGACGTCCCCGAGCTCCCGCTGCACGCTGCCGGGGAAGTCGATGCCGCGGTGGAGATCCGACCCACGTGGCGAGGGTGGATCCACGCGGGCACCTTCCCGGTGGCGGTGGTCGCCGGCGCGATCCTGATCCTCGTCGCCGACGGGGCCGCAGCGAAATGGGCCTCCGCGGTCTTCATGGTCACGTCCATGCTGCTGTTCGGCAACTCGGCGCTTTACCACCGGTTCGACTGGAAGCCGAAGGTCAAGGTGCTCCTGAAGCGGATCGATCACGCGAACATCCTGCTGCTGATCGCCGGCACCTACACGCCGCTGGCCGTGCTCGCGCTGCCGCCTGCGAAGGGAGTGCTGCTCCTCTGCCTCGTCTGGGGAGGGACCCTCGTCGGCATCCTCTTCCGCGTCTTCTGGATCAACGCCCCCCGCTGGCTGTACGTCGCGCTGTATCTGCTGCTCGGCTGGGCGGCGGTGATGTACATCGGCGACCTTCTCGCGGCGAACGTCGCGATGATGGTGCTCGTGATCGTCGGCGGGCTCCTGTACACGGGCGGCGCGGTCGTCTACGCCCTCAAGAAACCGAACCCCTGGCCCGGCCACTTCGGCTTCCACGAGATCTTCCACGTGTGCACGGTGCTCGCGTTCCTGTGCCACTGGACCGCGTGCCTGCTCATCGCCATCGCGCCCCTGTCGCCCTCGCTCGGCGCTCCGTAG
- a CDS encoding DUF4307 domain-containing protein produces the protein MTTAQQLDERYGRTRRRRWPWIVGGGLALLVIGAFSWMTVAQSMASVDADDLGFTLVDEHSVEVSFQVTGVQGRDVVCALEALDEEFGVVGWTIVEIPAGDSHSQAKSVTIPTVAEATTGLVNTCWVA, from the coding sequence GTGACGACCGCACAACAGCTCGACGAACGCTATGGACGAACCCGACGGCGTCGGTGGCCGTGGATCGTCGGCGGCGGCCTCGCGCTGCTCGTGATCGGTGCCTTCAGCTGGATGACCGTCGCGCAGTCCATGGCCTCCGTGGACGCCGACGATCTGGGCTTCACGCTCGTCGACGAGCACTCGGTGGAGGTGAGCTTCCAGGTCACCGGCGTGCAGGGCCGGGACGTCGTGTGCGCTCTCGAAGCCCTCGATGAGGAGTTCGGCGTGGTCGGCTGGACGATCGTCGAGATCCCCGCCGGGGACAGTCACTCACAGGCGAAGTCGGTCACCATCCCGACGGTCGCCGAGGCCACGACAGGTTTGGTGAACACCTGCTGGGTCGCCTAG
- the greA gene encoding transcription elongation factor GreA produces MSTDAQVPFLTQEAYDRLVAELEHLSTVGRDEIAKRIEAAREEGDLKENGGYHAAKDEQGKQEARIRTLEALLKTAKVGEAPASRGIVEPGTVVTALVAGGEEVFLLGSREIAVGSDLDVYSEASPLGQAILGLKVGEKSAYEAPNGRSISVEIVNVETYAG; encoded by the coding sequence ATGTCCACCGATGCTCAGGTTCCCTTCCTCACGCAGGAGGCTTACGACCGGCTCGTCGCCGAGCTGGAGCACCTGTCGACCGTCGGTCGCGATGAGATCGCCAAGCGCATCGAGGCGGCTCGCGAAGAAGGCGACCTCAAGGAGAACGGCGGATACCACGCCGCGAAGGATGAGCAGGGCAAGCAGGAGGCCCGCATCCGCACCCTCGAGGCTCTGCTGAAGACCGCCAAGGTCGGCGAGGCTCCCGCCAGCCGCGGGATCGTCGAGCCCGGCACCGTCGTCACGGCTCTCGTCGCCGGCGGCGAAGAGGTCTTCCTCCTCGGCAGCCGGGAGATCGCGGTCGGCAGCGACCTCGACGTCTACAGCGAGGCCAGCCCGCTCGGTCAGGCCATCCTCGGCCTCAAGGTCGGCGAGAAGTCGGCCTACGAGGCGCCCAACGGGCGTTCCATCAGCGTGGAGATCGTGAACGTGGAGACTTACGCGGGCTGA